A part of Aegilops tauschii subsp. strangulata cultivar AL8/78 chromosome 2, Aet v6.0, whole genome shotgun sequence genomic DNA contains:
- the LOC109750040 gene encoding cyclin-P2-1: MASAELGSDACGFPCGGDDGAMAALSPTVVVSVLASLLERHIARNERATAGATAGHGPEASGEDARRAAAFDGGTVLDMGMREFLERFSRYAHVSPQVYVVAYAYLDRLRRGGDGAGAVRVVATNAQRLLTAAILVASKFVEDRNYKNSYFAAVGGLSAAELSSLELDFLFLMRFRLNVSVSVFRSYCRHLEREVGHGGGYQVERCLEKALLVSSGEARRQHRQTPAAAAAQ; this comes from the coding sequence ATGGCTTCCGCCGAGCTTGGGTCGGACGCGTGCGGCTTCCCctgcggcggcgacgacggcgcgATGGCGGCGCTCTCGCCGACGGTCGTCGTGTCGGTGCTCGCGTCTCTGCTGGAGCGGCACATCGCGCGCAACGAGAGGGCCACGGCCGGGGCGACGGCCGGCCATGGCCCCGAGGCGTCCGGCGAGGACGCGAGGAGGGCCGCGGCCTTCGACGGCGGCACGGTGCTGGACATGGGCATGCGGGAGTTCCTGGAGCGATTCTCCCGGTACGCGCACGTGTCGCCGCAGGTGTACGTGGTGGCGTACGCCTACCTGGACCGGCTCcgccgcggcggcgacggcgccgggGCGGTGCGCGTCGTGGCGACCAACGCGCAGCGGCTGCTCACTGCGGCCATCCTGGTGGCCTCCAAGTTCGTGGAGGACAGGAACTACAAGAACTCCTACTTCGCGGCGGTGGGCGGGCTGAGCGCGGCGGAGCTGAGTTCGCTGGAGCTGGACTTCCTCTTCCTGATGCGGTTCAGGCTCAACGTGAGCGTGAGCGTGTTCCGGAGCTACTGCCGGCACCTGGAGAGGGAGGTGGGCCACGGCGGCGGGTACCAGGTCGAGAGGTGCCTCGAGAAGGCCCTCCTCGTCTCCTCCGGGGAGGCGCGGCGGCAGCACCGGCAGACGCCAGCGGCGGCAGCAGCTCAGTAA